One region of Alosa sapidissima isolate fAloSap1 chromosome 1, fAloSap1.pri, whole genome shotgun sequence genomic DNA includes:
- the LOC121689490 gene encoding polymeric immunoglobulin receptor-like isoform X1, producing MCLTLCRLGIFLLLPVAYGLTTLRKTTSKPQQSITIPCMYDDKYQHNRKYLCQGYRWAECSIMAYAGQANRTVEVIDHPAQNIFTVTLRDMQPKDPGHYWCAVEIGGNLVLDDRAYFHVSVIEDPDLSVQRRCECSGGDVSVLCRYSARYRREKKRWCRLRDQRCSSVGGFRSPADPNEGWDPQMRDDGSGTLSVEMVGVKQTDSGWYWCEVGDLQIPVYLNITDESNVSTTGHLPKEALIGVSVTFGLLLLLAVIGAVAWREMNKQRADMNIPTPARHRAGSEVEYNSVFFKRRNNKYSLDQPHCSPVEDDHIIYSSVVN from the exons ATGTGCCTCACTTTATGTAGGCTTGGAATTTTCCTTCTCCTCCCAG TGGCTTACGGTTTGACAACACTGCGCAAAACGACTTCAAAGCCACAGCAGTCCATTACCATCCCCTGCATGTATGACGACAAGTATCAACATAATCGCAAGTACCTGTGCCAAGGGTACCGGTGGGCTGAGTGCAGCATCATGGCATATGCTGGTCAAGCAAATAGGACTGTGGAGGTCATAGACCACCCAGCCCAAAACATCTTCACTGTGACCTTGAGAGACATGCAGCCCAAAGACCCTGGCCACTACTGGTGTGCTGTAGAGATTGGTGGCAATTTGGTCCTGGATGACAGAGCATACTTTCATGTTTCAGTGATAGAAG ATCCTGATCTGTCTGTACAGAGGAGATGTGAGTGTTCTGGAGGAGATGTGAGTGTTCTGTGTCGCTATAGTGCCCGAtacagaagagagaagaagagatggTGCCGTTTGAGAGATCAGAGGTGTTCTTCAGTGGGGGGGTTCAGGTCCCCTGCTGACCCAAACGAGGGATGGGACCCCCAGATGAGGGATGATGGGTCTGGAACTCTGAGTGTTGAGATGGTGGGGGTGAAGCAGACAGACTCAGGCTGGTACTGGTGTGAGGTGGGAGATCTGCAGATACCCGTTTACCTCAACATCACAGATGAATCAAATG TGTCAACGACTGGTCATCTTCC GAAGGAGGCATTGATCGGTGTTTCTGTGACATTTGGATTGCTCTTGTTACTGGCAGTCATTGGAGCAGTAGCATGGAGGGAGATGAACAAACAAA GAGCTGACATGAATATACCAACCCCTGCCAGGCACAGA GCCGGTTCTGAAGTTGAATACAATTCAGTTTTTTTCAAGAGAAGAAACAACAAATACAGTCTGGATCAG CCCCACTGCTCTCCAGTAGAAGATGATCACATAATCTACAGTTCTGTTGTGAATTGA
- the LOC121689490 gene encoding polymeric immunoglobulin receptor-like isoform X2: MCLTLCRLGIFLLLPVAYGLTTLRKTTSKPQQSITIPCMYDDKYQHNRKYLCQGYRWAECSIMAYAGQANRTVEVIDHPAQNIFTVTLRDMQPKDPGHYWCAVEIGGNLVLDDRAYFHVSVIEDPDLSVQRRCECSGGDVSVLCRYSARYRREKKRWCRLRDQRCSSVGGFRSPADPNEGWDPQMRDDGSGTLSVEMVGVKQTDSGWYWCEVGDLQIPVYLNITDESNVSTTGHLPKEALIGVSVTFGLLLLLAVIGAVAWREMNKQRADMNIPTPARHRPHCSPVEDDHIIYSSVVN, translated from the exons ATGTGCCTCACTTTATGTAGGCTTGGAATTTTCCTTCTCCTCCCAG TGGCTTACGGTTTGACAACACTGCGCAAAACGACTTCAAAGCCACAGCAGTCCATTACCATCCCCTGCATGTATGACGACAAGTATCAACATAATCGCAAGTACCTGTGCCAAGGGTACCGGTGGGCTGAGTGCAGCATCATGGCATATGCTGGTCAAGCAAATAGGACTGTGGAGGTCATAGACCACCCAGCCCAAAACATCTTCACTGTGACCTTGAGAGACATGCAGCCCAAAGACCCTGGCCACTACTGGTGTGCTGTAGAGATTGGTGGCAATTTGGTCCTGGATGACAGAGCATACTTTCATGTTTCAGTGATAGAAG ATCCTGATCTGTCTGTACAGAGGAGATGTGAGTGTTCTGGAGGAGATGTGAGTGTTCTGTGTCGCTATAGTGCCCGAtacagaagagagaagaagagatggTGCCGTTTGAGAGATCAGAGGTGTTCTTCAGTGGGGGGGTTCAGGTCCCCTGCTGACCCAAACGAGGGATGGGACCCCCAGATGAGGGATGATGGGTCTGGAACTCTGAGTGTTGAGATGGTGGGGGTGAAGCAGACAGACTCAGGCTGGTACTGGTGTGAGGTGGGAGATCTGCAGATACCCGTTTACCTCAACATCACAGATGAATCAAATG TGTCAACGACTGGTCATCTTCC GAAGGAGGCATTGATCGGTGTTTCTGTGACATTTGGATTGCTCTTGTTACTGGCAGTCATTGGAGCAGTAGCATGGAGGGAGATGAACAAACAAA GAGCTGACATGAATATACCAACCCCTGCCAGGCACAGA CCCCACTGCTCTCCAGTAGAAGATGATCACATAATCTACAGTTCTGTTGTGAATTGA